The proteins below come from a single Thunnus thynnus chromosome 10, fThuThy2.1, whole genome shotgun sequence genomic window:
- the tnfb gene encoding tumor necrosis factor b (TNF superfamily, member 2), whose amino-acid sequence MVAYTTAPADVETGLEERTVVLVEKKSSTGWIWKVSGTLLIILLCLGGILLFSWYWNGRPELMQSGKTEALMSHTADKKGPHHELRRNSTNAAIHLEGICDDCGKDKLEWRVDQGQAFAQGGLKLLDNQIVIPQSGLYFVYSQASFRVTCSDGDEQGAGKRLTPLSHRIWRYSDSVGSKASLMSAVRSACQQGAQEGSYRVGQGWYNAIYLGAVFQLNAGDKLWTETNQQSELEIDDGKTFFGVFAL is encoded by the exons ATGGTGGCATACACAACCGCACCAGCTGATGTGGAGACCGGTCTTGAGGAGCGGACAGTGGTTTTAGTTGAAAAGAAGTCATCTACTGGGTGGATATGGAAGGTGTCTGGGAccctcctcatcatcctccttTGTTTAGGAGGCATCCTGCTGTTTTCATGGTACTGGAATGGAAGGCCAGAATTG ATGCAATCAGGCAAAACAGAAGCActaatgagccacactgctgacAAAAAAG GTCCCCACCACGAACTGAGGCGAAACAGCACCAATGCTGCCATCCACTTAGAAG ggaTTTGCGACGACTGTGGGAAAGACAAGCTGGAGTGGAGAGTTGATCAAGGCCAGGCGTTCGCCCAGGGCGGCTTGAAACTGTTGGATAACCAGATCGTGATCCCACAAAGCGGCCTCTACTTCGTCTACAGCCAGGCGTCGTTCAGAGTCACCTGCAGCGATGGCGACGAGCAGGGAGCGGGAAAACGTCTCACACCTCTCAGCCACAGGATCTGGCGCTACTCCGACTCTGTAGGCAGCAAGGCCTCTCTGATGAGCGCGGTGAGGTCGGCGTGCCAGCAGGGTGCTCAGGAGGGCAGCTACAGAGTTGGACAGGGCTGGTACAACGCCATATATCTTGGTGCCGTGTTTCAGCTGAATGCAGGCGACAAACTCTGGACGGAAACCAATCAGCAATCAGAGCTGGAGATCGACGATGGCAAGACTTTCTTTGGTGTATTTGCACTTTGA
- the lta gene encoding lymphotoxin-alpha, translating to MSLSEKQQMSLYTESATQTGMEGCSRSSIKCLLLHVWCGILTVAMVAMAALLISIKPKLTEDGVSALKPDNVSSTVSSVASLKSKASSLSYIQLASKCKYTSPPAAPQNLSWEEEEPKCDSCSLVLFNNSIECKKSSIYFIYAQVTFSKLSKQYHTKSVILKRNPTFGKSVKKLFEGNFPITTEGSVSVAKIVSLKEGDSISLHIYGDCFLEGTFWGAYQLH from the exons GATGGAGGGTTGTTCGAGGTCATCTATTAAGTGCCTGCTGCTGCACGTGTGGTGTGGTATCCTCACTGTGGCCATGGTGGCCATGGCTGCACTGCTCATTTCAATCAAACCGAAATTAACTGAG GACGGAGTCTCTGCATTGAAGCCAGACAATGTCAGTTCAACAG TTTCCTCTGTGGCTTCCCTAAAGTCAAAGG catcCTCTCTCTCATACATCCAGCTAGCAAGTAAATGCAAGTACACTTCACCTCCTG CAGCACCACAGAATCTGTCCTGGGAAGAAGAGGAACCCAAATGTGACTCCTGCTCCCTCGTCCTGTTTAACAACAGCATTGAGTGCAAGAAGAGCAGCATCTACTTCATCTACGCCCAGGTCACCTTCAGCAAGCTCTCAAAGCAATATCATACAAAGTCTGTGATTTTGAAAAGAAATCCCACTTTTGGTAAAAGTGTTAAGAAATTGTTTGAGGGGAACTTCCCGATCACAACAGAGGGCTCTGTGTCGGTGGCTAAGATTGTTAGCCTCAAGGAGGGAGACAGCATCAGCTTACATATTTATGGTGATTGTTTCTTAGAGGGCACATTTTGGGGAGCTTATCAGCTTCATTAG